From a single Nocardioides panacis genomic region:
- a CDS encoding ABC transporter permease, whose amino-acid sequence MSVGSVIAVSAMASAAVVKGHPDQLWLSVLVALLVGLAAGAVNGFLVARINVPPFIATLGMLTTASGLAYVIGHGAPINGLPSDFGKIANNQVLGLQIPVIVMIVGILALALVMARTSYGMRIYAVGGNPVAAQIAGVKTGRILFSVYAISGLLAGLSGVMLASRVISGPPNLGQGYELDAIAAVVIGGASLLGGRGSIWGTALGLLLIQTLNNGLDILIVPAYWQSVIKGVLIVAAVAVDVWSAKRRV is encoded by the coding sequence CTGTCGGTCGGCAGCGTCATCGCCGTGAGCGCCATGGCCTCCGCCGCCGTGGTCAAGGGCCACCCGGACCAGCTCTGGCTCAGCGTCCTGGTGGCCCTCCTGGTCGGACTCGCCGCCGGTGCCGTCAACGGGTTCCTGGTCGCCAGGATCAACGTCCCGCCGTTCATCGCGACGCTCGGGATGCTGACCACCGCCTCTGGGCTGGCCTACGTGATCGGCCACGGCGCACCCATCAACGGGCTCCCGAGCGACTTCGGGAAGATCGCCAACAACCAGGTCCTCGGGCTGCAGATCCCGGTGATCGTGATGATCGTCGGCATCTTGGCCCTGGCCCTGGTGATGGCTCGCACGTCGTACGGCATGCGCATCTACGCCGTCGGCGGCAACCCGGTCGCCGCCCAGATCGCCGGGGTCAAGACCGGTCGCATCCTGTTCAGCGTGTACGCCATCAGCGGGCTGCTGGCCGGCCTCTCGGGCGTGATGCTGGCCTCCCGGGTGATCTCCGGTCCGCCCAACCTCGGGCAGGGCTACGAGCTGGACGCGATCGCGGCGGTCGTCATCGGCGGCGCCAGCCTGCTCGGTGGGCGCGGCAGCATCTGGGGCACCGCGCTCGGCCTGCTGCTGATCCAGACCCTCAACAACGGCCTCGACATCCTGATCGTCCCCGCCTACTGGCAGAGCGTCATCAAGGGCGTCCTCATCGTCGCCGCCGTGGCGGTGGACGTCTGGTCCGCCAAGCGTCGCGTCTAG
- a CDS encoding substrate-binding domain-containing protein — MLNRPLRNLALLATGLTMMLTAACGAGDPSADAGSGGKDRLRVGVSVYDMSSFITAGKAGVEAYAKANDIDILWNSANLDVSTQANQVDQFVNAGVDAIIVVPVQADSLGPQVAAAKAKDIPFLAVNAGLNSDALAGTVLPDDVKAGEQEMQMMADELGGKGNIVVLQGPLGQSGELDRTKGIENILAKNPGMKILAKDTANWKRDEAVNKMKNWISSFGDQIDGVVAENDDMGLGALQATREAKVKLPIVGVDGIEDGLKAVKNGDFIGTNLQHGTVELAAGVAVAAKIARKEQVDVNPVYLMPEVTSKNVDQFMEHVVTDPDGFLEQLPALIDKNLQSGDIANENG; from the coding sequence GTGCTCAACCGTCCCCTGCGAAACCTCGCACTGCTCGCCACGGGCCTCACCATGATGCTCACCGCCGCCTGCGGCGCCGGTGACCCCAGCGCCGACGCCGGATCCGGCGGCAAGGACCGTCTGCGGGTCGGCGTCAGCGTCTACGACATGTCCTCGTTCATCACCGCCGGCAAGGCGGGCGTGGAGGCCTACGCGAAGGCCAACGACATCGACATCCTGTGGAACTCCGCCAACCTGGACGTGAGCACCCAGGCCAACCAGGTGGACCAGTTCGTCAACGCCGGCGTCGACGCGATCATCGTCGTCCCCGTGCAGGCGGACTCGCTCGGCCCGCAGGTGGCTGCCGCGAAGGCCAAGGACATCCCGTTCCTCGCCGTCAACGCCGGCCTCAACAGCGACGCGCTCGCCGGCACCGTGCTGCCCGACGACGTGAAGGCGGGCGAGCAGGAAATGCAGATGATGGCCGACGAGCTGGGCGGCAAGGGCAACATCGTCGTCCTGCAGGGCCCGCTGGGCCAGTCCGGGGAGCTCGACCGGACCAAGGGCATCGAGAACATCCTGGCCAAGAACCCGGGGATGAAGATCCTCGCCAAGGACACCGCCAACTGGAAGCGCGACGAGGCGGTCAACAAGATGAAGAACTGGATCTCCAGCTTCGGTGACCAGATCGACGGGGTCGTGGCGGAGAACGACGACATGGGTCTGGGTGCCCTCCAGGCCACCCGCGAGGCCAAGGTGAAGCTGCCGATCGTGGGCGTGGACGGCATCGAGGACGGTCTCAAGGCCGTCAAGAACGGCGACTTCATCGGCACCAACCTGCAGCACGGAACCGTGGAGCTCGCGGCCGGTGTCGCCGTCGCCGCCAAGATCGCCCGCAAGGAGCAGGTCGACGTGAACCCGGTCTACCTGATGCCCGAGGTGACCAGCAAGAACGTCGACCAGTTCATGGAGCACGTGGTCACCGACCCCGACGGCTTCCTCGAGCAGCTGC